The nucleotide sequence GAAAAACAGGTACTGGCTGAAAAACAAGCTGAACATGATCAAAAAATCAGAGATCAAGCAAGACAAGAAGCACTTGCTGAACTCCGAAAGGGGTTTGGAAATCATGCCTAAAACTATTAGAGAACTTGCTGACGAATTTGGTGTATCAAAACAAGCCATTAGGAAAAAACTAGATGCAAACTTTAGAGTAAAATATGTGCAAACCGTTCCTAGGAACGGAGTACAAACCTTAGTTGTCAGTAACTCGGGGTATTTGCTGTTAAAACAACATTTTGATGGTGGTAACATCCAAAAACTTGGAGAGAAGAAATTTACTAGTAGCACTGGTAACATGAGTATAAATACAATAGAATTACTCAACCAGCAATTAGCAATTAAAGATAACCAAATTAAAGAAAAAGATGAACAATTAAAATCAATGCAAAAATTATTGGATCAATCACAACAATTGCAATTAATTGCTGAAAGAAAGATTGAAGAATCAAAAGCAATTATTACTAAGCAAAGTCCATTTAATAATACTGAGTGCAATAATAACCGAGTTGATCCAAAACTAAAAAAAACTTGGTGGCGTTTTTGGTAAAAAACTTGAAAGGTTGGAAATATTATGAACAGTGTTCTCATGGTGTTAGCTTCAAAATTATCAGCTCTTATTACAACAACGTCTGAAGAATATGTATCAGCTAAGATGTCAGAGGCTAAAGCTACGAAAGATTTTAATAAAGCACTCCCCATTTATAGTGAGCTTATCAATAAATTACTAAATGATAAACAAGAAGCAATAACAGTTGCTAGCCAATATAGAGCAGAACTTGATAAAACTTTTTTGCCAGATACAGACATTAAATATTTAGAAACCACTTTTT is from Pediococcus inopinatus and encodes:
- a CDS encoding DUF536 domain-containing protein → MMPKTIRELADEFGVSKQAIRKKLDANFRVKYVQTVPRNGVQTLVVSNSGYLLLKQHFDGGNIQKLGEKKFTSSTGNMSINTIELLNQQLAIKDNQIKEKDEQLKSMQKLLDQSQQLQLIAERKIEESKAIITKQSPFNNTECNNNRVDPKLKKTWWRFW